The genomic DNA CGACGGAGCCGACGCCGACACCGAGACAGACGACGGTAGCGACACTGGCGCCGGGTCGTAGCGTCGGAGACGGACCGCGACGTCGAACCTCGTCCGACTCCGTGACCGCCGGCGCGTGACACAAAGCCCTTACACCGACGAGTTAAATCGACTCTCGTGAGACGATCCCGAACCGAGGACGTCGACCTCCAGTCCGACGACGGCGGCGATCCGGTCGCCGCCGCGAGCAGTCGGCAGGTCGTGGTCGCCACACTCCAGTGGGGACTGGTCCAGACGTTCCTGCTCCAGACGGCGGCCGGTGTGCTCGCCGGCTACGACGCGTGGATCGGCGGCGTCCCGCCGGCGTGGCCCTCGTCGCTCCGGTTCGCCGCCCTCCCGGCGTTCCTCGTCGGCGCGTACGGTGGCTACCGGTGGCTCGAGGCTGGCCCCGGCGCGGCGACGAGTGACGCGCACCGACGACGCGTCCGGTTCCTCGGCGTGTTCCTCGTCGGGTGGGCACTCGCCAGCGTTCCGGCGCTCGTCTGGGAGCTGGCCGTCACAGAACCGCTCGGCACGCCCGCGGGGGCTCTTCTCCCGGGGCTCTCCGGTCTCGCTGCACTCACCGCTGCGTGGCTGTTCGGTTACCGGACGGGTGCCGACGGCCCCGCGTGGTACCGCCGTCGGCGGGGGCACGTGCTCGGTGCCGTCGCGGGCTGTCTGACTGGGATCGCCGTCTGCGTGCTCCTCGTCGCTGCGGTCGGCCTCACACTCGACGGTCCCGGCCGCACGTCGACACCTGCTCGCGTGACACCGCTCGTCGGCGTCGCGATCGCGACGCTCGGGGGTGTCGCAGTCGGTGCGCGGGTGCCCGACCGGGTGCGCGAGTACCTGACGCTCCTGGTCGCGTCGACGTTGGCACTGAGTGTCGCCGTCGGCGTCGGCGCCGTCTTCCTCGCCGTCTCCGGCCTCGGTGGGTCACTCGGCGGTCTCGCCGGCTCCGTCGGTGCCACGCTGGCGTTCGTCGTGCCGCTCGCGAGTGCGCTCGTCGCCTCGGCGGTGGCCGCGTTCTGGGCGGAGACGGACGTGGTGGCACGGGTGGTGGGGTGACGGACTCACGCCGGCTTCAACCGCAACAGCGGTGCGTCGCCCGCGTCGACGATGGCGTACAGGTAGCCGTCCGGCCCGGTCTCCACGTCGCGGAGGCGCTGGTTGCGGTCCTCCAACAGCGTCGGGGCCTGCCGCACGTCGGTGCCGTCGACGACGAACCGGGCGATGGCCCGCGAGGCCGTCCCGGCGACGAAGAGGTCGCCGGTCCACCCGGACACGCGGTCGCCGGTGTAGAACGTCGTCCCGCTGGGTGGGAACCCCCCGGAGCCGCACGGCCAGCCGAACACCGGCGCGATCACGTCCTCGCGGTCGTCGTGTGACACGCCGATCGGGTCGCCCGACCCGTAGGTACACCCCTCGTCGGCGACGGGCCAGCCGTAGTTGCCGCCCGCCTCCAACACGTTGATCTCGTCGCCGTCCTGTTCGCCGTACTCCGACTCCCAGATCGCGCCCGTCTCCGGGTGGACGGTCAACCCCTGCGGGTTGCGGTGGCCGTAACTGAAGATCGTGTCGCGGGCGTCCGGGTCGTCGACGAACGGGTTCGACTCCGGCACGGAGCCGTCGGGACGGAGGCGCAGGATACAGCCGAGTTCCTCGTCGACCCGCTGCCCGACGTGGTCGGGACCGAAGTTCTTGAACTGGCGGTCCCCGACGCTGACGTACAGCAGGTCGTCGGGGCCGAAGACGGCCCGCGAACCGTAGTGCCCGCTGGACTCGACGAACGGCTCGGCGGCGTGGAGTCGCTCGAAGTTCCGCAGTCGTCCCGCGTCGGTGTCGAGTCGCCCGCGGCCGACCGCCGTCGACGACTCGCCGTCGGAGCCGGCGACGGAGTAGGTGAGGTACAGCCACGGCTCCTCGGGGTACGACGGGTGGACCGCGGCGTCCAGTAGTCCACCCTGTCCGCGAGCGAACACCGACGGCGCACCGTCGACGGGCGTCGTCGCGCCGCCTCCGGGGTCCACCAGTCGGAGTGAGCCACCCTGTTGGGTGACGAGGAGCCGGTCGTCACCGGGGAGTGTCGTCACACTCCACGGCGAGGCGAGACCCGTCGTCACCGTCTCGACGGTGTACGACGGTGTCGGAATCCGGTCGTCGCCGTCTCCGTCGGAGCCGTCGGAGTCGTCGCCGTTCGCCCCACCGCCGCCGTCGCCACCGGAGCCACTCACCTCGGTGTTCTTCTCGACGGAGAACGTCGTACAGCCGGCCACCCCGGCCGTCGTCGCGGCGCCGAGCGCCGCCAGGTAGTCGCGTCTGTCCATCGGCTCGACCGTAGGGCCGTGGCGGTATCAACGACACGTCGCGTGACCGGACTCGAGACGAGACGAGAACCCGTCGCGGGGGTCGCGACGCCGGAGAGGTGGGTTCAGGTAGCTGGGCACCCGAGGTGGAGTGTGACACGGACGGTACTCGTCGCCGGTGCGACCGGGACACAGGGCGGTTCGGTGGTGGACGCACTCCGCGCGGCGGACGCTCCGGTCGCCGTGCGCGCACTGACGCGGGACCCGACGAGCCGCGAGGCACGCACGCTCGCGGACCGCGGTGTCGAGGTAGTTCGGGGCGACTTGACCGACCGCGAGTCGATGGACGCCGCCGTCGACGGTGTCGACGCCGTCTTCGGGGCGACGGCGGCGTCGTCCGGCGACGGGGAGCGAACGCAGGGGATCACGCTTGCAGACGCCGCCGCGGCGGGCGATCCGGACCAGTTCGTCTTCAGTTCCGGCGGGAACGCGGACCGGCGTCCGGGCGTCCCACACGTCGACGCGAAACACGACGTGGAGCGCCACCTCGCCGATCTCGACCTGCGGACGACGGTGATCCGCCCGCACTCCTTCTTCCAGAACTTCGAGCGCGAACGTCCAGGGATCGAGGAGGGGCGCCTCGCCGTCCCGCTGCCACCGGGCGCGGACCACGTCCTCGTCGACGCCCGCGACGTGGGACGGTTCGCGGCGCGAGCGTTCGCCGAGCCGGAGCGGTTCGACGGCGTCACGGTCGAGTTGGCCGGCGAGGTGACGACCGCCGAGGCGCTCGCGGAGACGTTCGCGGACGTACTCGGCCAGTCCGTCGC from Halobaculum sp. MBLA0147 includes the following:
- a CDS encoding PQQ-dependent sugar dehydrogenase, whose protein sequence is MDRRDYLAALGAATTAGVAGCTTFSVEKNTEVSGSGGDGGGGANGDDSDGSDGDGDDRIPTPSYTVETVTTGLASPWSVTTLPGDDRLLVTQQGGSLRLVDPGGGATTPVDGAPSVFARGQGGLLDAAVHPSYPEEPWLYLTYSVAGSDGESSTAVGRGRLDTDAGRLRNFERLHAAEPFVESSGHYGSRAVFGPDDLLYVSVGDRQFKNFGPDHVGQRVDEELGCILRLRPDGSVPESNPFVDDPDARDTIFSYGHRNPQGLTVHPETGAIWESEYGEQDGDEINVLEAGGNYGWPVADEGCTYGSGDPIGVSHDDREDVIAPVFGWPCGSGGFPPSGTTFYTGDRVSGWTGDLFVAGTASRAIARFVVDGTDVRQAPTLLEDRNQRLRDVETGPDGYLYAIVDAGDAPLLRLKPA
- a CDS encoding NmrA/HSCARG family protein, coding for MTRTVLVAGATGTQGGSVVDALRAADAPVAVRALTRDPTSREARTLADRGVEVVRGDLTDRESMDAAVDGVDAVFGATAASSGDGERTQGITLADAAAAGDPDQFVFSSGGNADRRPGVPHVDAKHDVERHLADLDLRTTVIRPHSFFQNFERERPGIEEGRLAVPLPPGADHVLVDARDVGRFAARAFAEPERFDGVTVELAGEVTTAEALAETFADVLGQSVAPVHLPLESVGDEQAAFFEFLSTAEADPDRLRREFGFHPRSLRSYLEETGWGERRGPAR